The Methylothermaceae bacteria B42 genome includes a window with the following:
- a CDS encoding alkyl hydroperoxide reductase, giving the protein MLEKNQPAPAFSAPNQDGNTVSLSDYLGKKNVVLYFYPKDDTPGCTIEANDFTKLADEFAKYNTAVIGVSKDTCESHRQFVDKYNLNVELLADTDGKICEAYDVWREKEKDGVKKMAIWRSTFIIDKNGNIAYAEYLVEPKGHAEKILEQVKNL; this is encoded by the coding sequence ATGTTAGAAAAAAACCAACCGGCCCCGGCATTCAGCGCCCCCAACCAGGATGGCAATACCGTTTCCCTTTCCGATTATCTGGGTAAAAAAAACGTGGTGCTGTACTTTTATCCCAAGGACGATACCCCAGGCTGCACCATCGAGGCCAATGATTTCACCAAACTGGCGGACGAATTCGCCAAATACAACACCGCCGTCATCGGCGTCAGCAAGGATACCTGCGAAAGCCACCGGCAGTTCGTCGATAAATACAACCTCAATGTGGAACTTTTGGCCGATACCGATGGCAAGATCTGCGAGGCTTACGACGTCTGGCGGGAAAAAGAAAAAGACGGCGTAAAAAAAATGGCAATCTGGCGTTCCACATTCATCATCGACAAAAACGGGAATATCGCCTATGCCGAGTATCTGGTGGAACCCAAAGGCCACGCGGAAAAAATCCTGGAACAAGTCAAAAATCTTTGA